Proteins from a single region of Chlorocebus sabaeus isolate Y175 chromosome 25, mChlSab1.0.hap1, whole genome shotgun sequence:
- the CTSE gene encoding cathepsin E isoform X2: MKMLLLLLLVLLDLGEAQGSLHRVPLRRHPSLKKKLRARSQLSEFWKSQNLDMIQFTESCSMDQSANEPLINYLDMEYFGTISIGSPPQNFTVIFDTGSSNLWVPSVYCTSPACKTHTRFQPSQSSTYSQPGQSFSIQYGTGSLSGIIGADQVSVEGLTVVGQQFGESVTEPGQTFVDAEFDGILGLGYPSLAVGGVTPVFDNMMAQNLVDLPMFSVYMSSNPEGGAGSELIFGGYDHSHFSGSLNWVPVTKQGYWQIALDNMLWSVPTLMSCRMSPSPSTESPTPSAQLPTPCWTSWMECSSAAAAFKDLTSTLQLGPSGSWGMSSFDSFTRSSTVGITVWDWPQQSPKEGPCVCACLSDTP, translated from the exons ATGAAAATGCTCCTTCTTTTGCTGCTGGTGCTCCTGGACCTGGGAGAGGCCCAAGGATCACTTCACAG GGTGCCCCTCAGGAGGCATCCGTCCCTCAAGAAGAAGCTGCGGGCACGGAGCCAGCTCTCTGAGTTCTGGAAATCCCAGAATTTGGACATGATCCAGTTCACCGAGTCCTGCTCAATGGACCAGAGTGCCAACGAACCCCTCATCAACTACTTGGAT ATGGAATACTTCGGCACTATCTCCATTGGCTCCCCACCACAGAACTTCACTGTCATCTTCGACACTGGCTCCTCCAATCTCTGGGTCCCCTCTGTGTACTGCACCAGCCCAGCCTGCA AGACGCACACCAGGTTCCAGCCTTCCCAGTCCAGCACGTACAGCCAGCCGGGGCAatctttctccattcagtatggaACTGGGAGCTTGTCTGGGATCATTGGAGCCGACCAAGTCTCT GTGGAAGGACTGACCGTGGTTGGCCAGCAGTTTGGAGAAAGTGTCACAGAGCCAGGCCAGACCTTTGTGGATGCAGAGTTTGATGGAATTCTGGGCCTGGGATACCCCTCCTTGGCTGTGGGAGGAGTGACTCCAGTGTTTGACAACATGATGGCTCAGAACCTGGTGGACTTGCCAATGTTTTCTGTCTACATGAGCAG TAACCCAGAAGGTGGTGCGGGGAGTGAGCTGATTTTCGGAGGCTACGACCACTCCCATTTCTCTGGGAGCCTGAATTGGGTCCCAGTCACCAAGCAAGGCTACTGGCAGATTGCGCTGGATAA TATGCTGTGGAGTGTGCCAACCTTAATGTCATGCCGGATGTCACCTTCACCATCAACGGAGTCCCCTACACCCTCAGCCCAACTGCCTACACCCTGCTG GACTTCGTGGATGGAATGCAGTTCTGCAGCAGCGGCTTTCAAGGACTTGACATCCACCCTCCAGCTGGGCCCCTCTGGATCCTGGGGGATGTCTTCATTCGACAGTTTTACTCGGTCTTCGACCGTGGGAATAACCGTGTGGGACTGGCCCCAGCAGTCCCCTAAGGAGGGGCCTTGTGTCTGTGCCTGCCTGTCTGACACCCCTTGA
- the CTSE gene encoding cathepsin E isoform X1, with the protein MKMLLLLLLVLLDLGEAQGSLHRVPLRRHPSLKKKLRARSQLSEFWKSQNLDMIQFTESCSMDQSANEPLINYLDMEYFGTISIGSPPQNFTVIFDTGSSNLWVPSVYCTSPACKTHTRFQPSQSSTYSQPGQSFSIQYGTGSLSGIIGADQVSVEGLTVVGQQFGESVTEPGQTFVDAEFDGILGLGYPSLAVGGVTPVFDNMMAQNLVDLPMFSVYMSSNPEGGAGSELIFGGYDHSHFSGSLNWVPVTKQGYWQIALDNIQVGGTVMFCSEGCQAIVDTGTSLITGPSDKIKQLQNAIGAAPVDGEYAVECANLNVMPDVTFTINGVPYTLSPTAYTLLDFVDGMQFCSSGFQGLDIHPPAGPLWILGDVFIRQFYSVFDRGNNRVGLAPAVP; encoded by the exons ATGAAAATGCTCCTTCTTTTGCTGCTGGTGCTCCTGGACCTGGGAGAGGCCCAAGGATCACTTCACAG GGTGCCCCTCAGGAGGCATCCGTCCCTCAAGAAGAAGCTGCGGGCACGGAGCCAGCTCTCTGAGTTCTGGAAATCCCAGAATTTGGACATGATCCAGTTCACCGAGTCCTGCTCAATGGACCAGAGTGCCAACGAACCCCTCATCAACTACTTGGAT ATGGAATACTTCGGCACTATCTCCATTGGCTCCCCACCACAGAACTTCACTGTCATCTTCGACACTGGCTCCTCCAATCTCTGGGTCCCCTCTGTGTACTGCACCAGCCCAGCCTGCA AGACGCACACCAGGTTCCAGCCTTCCCAGTCCAGCACGTACAGCCAGCCGGGGCAatctttctccattcagtatggaACTGGGAGCTTGTCTGGGATCATTGGAGCCGACCAAGTCTCT GTGGAAGGACTGACCGTGGTTGGCCAGCAGTTTGGAGAAAGTGTCACAGAGCCAGGCCAGACCTTTGTGGATGCAGAGTTTGATGGAATTCTGGGCCTGGGATACCCCTCCTTGGCTGTGGGAGGAGTGACTCCAGTGTTTGACAACATGATGGCTCAGAACCTGGTGGACTTGCCAATGTTTTCTGTCTACATGAGCAG TAACCCAGAAGGTGGTGCGGGGAGTGAGCTGATTTTCGGAGGCTACGACCACTCCCATTTCTCTGGGAGCCTGAATTGGGTCCCAGTCACCAAGCAAGGCTACTGGCAGATTGCGCTGGATAA CATCCAGGTGGGAGGCACTGTGATGTTCTGCTCCGAGGGCTGCCAGGCCATTGTGGACACAGGGACTTCCCTCATCACTGGCCCTTCCGACAAGATTAAGCAGCTGCAAAATGCCATCGGGGCAGCCCCTGTGGATGGAGAA TATGCTGTGGAGTGTGCCAACCTTAATGTCATGCCGGATGTCACCTTCACCATCAACGGAGTCCCCTACACCCTCAGCCCAACTGCCTACACCCTGCTG GACTTCGTGGATGGAATGCAGTTCTGCAGCAGCGGCTTTCAAGGACTTGACATCCACCCTCCAGCTGGGCCCCTCTGGATCCTGGGGGATGTCTTCATTCGACAGTTTTACTCGGTCTTCGACCGTGGGAATAACCGTGTGGGACTGGCCCCAGCAGTCCCCTAA